The Falco naumanni isolate bFalNau1 chromosome 1, bFalNau1.pat, whole genome shotgun sequence genome window below encodes:
- the SRD5A3 gene encoding polyprenol reductase, which produces MPALLAAAWALLACAFLAALLLLLVLRRPGGSGSSSSFVCGLFQDLVRYGKTKRGCGPRTAAPRLRQLPKRWFTHFYVVSVFWNGFLLICLFQAKFLGGLLPSWIQCVHRALGRDSQSEDIDSEHFSALLVLLLLWLHSCRRLAECLWTSVFSNGVINIVQYCFGLVYYVAVGSTVLCQVPTNVRNGKELSVQISWYHIVGVTMYIWASLHQHRCLVILANLRKSKSGKVVSLGHNVPFGDWFERVSCPHYFAELLIYVSMAIMLGFHNMTWWCVVLYVLFNQALAAVLCHEFYHKNFSSYPKHRKAFIPFVF; this is translated from the exons ATGCCGGCACTGCTGGCCGCCGCCTGGGCCCTGCTGGCCTGCGCCTTCCTGgcggcgctgctgctgctgctggtgctgcggcggcccggcggcagcggcagcagcagcagctttgtctGCGGCCTCTTCCAGGACCTCGTTCGGTACGGGAAGACGAAGCGGGGCTGCGGGCCGCGCACGGCCGCGCCGCGCCTCCGCCAGCTGCCCAAGAG GTGGTTTACTCACTTTTATGTGGTTTCTGTGTTCTGGAACGGCTTTCTGCTGATCTGTCTTTTCCAAGCCAAGTTCCTCGGAGGGTTGCTCCCATCATGGATTCAGTGTGTGCACCGTGCTCTTGGCAGAGATTCTCAGAGTGAGGACATTG ATAGCGAGCACTTCTCTGCGCTGCTGgttctcctgctgctttggcTGCATAGCTGTCGAAGACTGGCAGAATGCCTCTGGACCAGTGTGTTTTCCAATGGTGTCATTAATATCGTGCAGTATTGCTTTGGACTTGTTTACTACGTTGCTGTTGGCTCAACTGTGCTATGTCAAGTGCCTACTAATGTCAGGAATG GAAAAGAGCTTTCTGTGCAGATCTCCTGGTATCACATTGTGGGAGTTACGATGTACATTTGGGCCTCTCTTCACCAACACAGATGTCTTGTAATTCTAGCTAATCTTAGAAAAAGTAAATCAG GAAAAGTTGTAAGTCTGGGCCACAATGTACCTTTTGGAGATTGGTTTGAGAGAGTTTCTTGCCCTCATTATTTTGCAGAGCTCCTCATATATGTATCTATGGCTATCATGCTTGGATTTCACAACATGACGTGGTGGTGTGTAGTGTTGTATGTTCTTTTTAACCAAGCACTGGCTGCTGTTTTGTGTCACGAGTTTTATCATAAAAACTTTAGCTCCTACCCAAAGCATCGAAAAGCATTTATACCATTTGTTTTTTAG